The genomic stretch TCATCCTTTGTCTTCTTGATCCTTTCCTTGATTTCACTGCACAAATCaataaacataaagaatcaattCACCTCCATTAAATAAACAAACACTGTCATTAAAAATACATTTTTTACCACCATTTTCCCATTTTTGCAAAGGTTTAACCAGCCATATTAGGTGTAGGTTATTTAAATGTATTATCTGAAGAAACGTGATAATGATGCGCAGGCTAAATCTAAGAGGTCAACATGCAGAAAATATGATGGAAACAAACCGGAGAGCAGCCTCCCTAGCAGCATCTCGAACTTCTGGCCTTTCAGTTCTCTTCTTCTGGATAACCTCCAAGGTTGCACCAACAATGGACCTGGAGTAAGGCTTCTTTGTTGCACGTCGCCTCTTCTTAACAGCTTCTTGTGCAATATCCTAAAGTTAACAcacaaaaaatgaagaatttaacTAGGCAAAAAAGTATATACAAACAATTGCACAAAAGATGGCTAGGTGAAGAGGACTCTGTGCATTAATCCAAAGTTTATAATACATAAACCGCTCTGTCATTGTCTGATTTTTGGTTGACTGAACACACTCGAAATTATGTATCTACTTATCGTATTTTTACCCGTGCTCGGTAGTTTTGTAGCAGGTTGTTTCAAACGTTTTTTAGGAAAAGAAGGAATTATGTATAACAAGGCATGATCGGGATAGCTATCCTTCAATTTTTCAATCTTTATGGGAAATTTCAACACAGAATAAAGCTTGGATAAGTTTAAATAATTTACTCATTGATAATTTATTGAGACTAACCTTCTTGTGCTGCTTCCTATACATAGCTGTCCAAGTAAGCTTGGAAGGCTTCAGGCGGTTGTGAAAGTAACGTTTGCATTTTGAGTTGAGAAACAGGAACACCTAATATcacaagaaaataagaaaaataaggaaCGAAACCGAAAAGAAAACCTGACACTACCTCCTTCCACTAATAAGTAACAATAACTTATAAACGGGGTGCAACATTATTTGTACATGTTAACTACCTGAGAATCTGAACGAATAAATCTGATGCCCCTCCCAGGATATATCTTGCCACCACTAAAACGACAGAGTTCCGTCCTGAAATCATAATAAGAATACAACCATCAATTTAATCACTTATACTTTTGTGCAATACAAGGAGTAAAAAGTCCAAACTAAAGGAACTGCGAACAAGCTGGTAAGTTTATGCGCCATAAGAAAAAGCGGTAATATTGCTACCTCGTGAGCAATTGACCATACTTAGGTGGTATCTGTTTGAAAATGTTTAAAAAACAGAGTTTGCAAAATACTTTTTCAGTTTTAGCAGACCTGGTTTGTTTGACTTAATCCAAAAACAAAAATCGGTTCTTAGATTTTCTAATAGTTTGTCAAATCCAATTTATGTTTTAAAATCAGCagtaaaacctatcaaatgcaacTAAAAACAGCTATTGAGAAGTATCCAGGTAAAGGAGCACTAAGTAAAATATGTGTTTTTCAGTACTGATTAACATTTCATTATTCAACACAACTATAGCAAGCGAAAAAAATAGTCGATAAACGAAGATTTTTTATACTGTTTCCCCCGAACAGGTGCTCAAGTCAAAAAACGAACGAATCATAGAGTAAAAACGGGGACATTCAATTAATATCAATGagctaaataaaataaaattgataTGCGAATAAATATGAAATGAGAATTACAACTAAATTAGGGCATATGTATAGCATATTTTTTGTATAGATAAGAAGGCAGAGGACTTACTTGAGAACCATTGTTGATGCAGCTGCGAGCTCTCACGTTGCGATGTCCCGAAAATGGAGAAAAAACCCTAGTGAACAACGTTTATATTGGATTTGGAGGAAATATATATGGCCCAAAAGAAAAGCAAACCTAACATAAGCCCAAGAAGTGGACCTCTTAATGGGCAAAAGGCTGCACCCGTATTGGGCCAGTCCAATAATATTCAAACCATATCACAAATGTAAAAATTGCACGAGCACCCTATTTGGTCACCCCCATTTAATCTATacgtatttttttaaaaagttttaacttgtactcaTTGTTTAAATAACTTCAggcctctttctcctcctccttcgttttctgaATGCTGAAGATTGAGATATTGTTATGTGTTCTAGCCTAACTTATATTTGCTATTTTAGCTCTTTACAACTAGGAATTAGCTTCTGCACTGTCCAGCTCGAAAATTCTAATTTTTATTGCTACTGAAACATGAAAGCACGACTTGATTCCCTGTGCATTAGGTGAAGATATTACTTTTACTAATGGTCTTGTTTTATAGGAGTATTGCTTTTCAAATTTCCTAATAATTCCATTATAGCAACTGGATCTTAATGACAACTTGCCATTATTGTTTTAGAACTTCAGCTctaagaatgctgaagttcaacaaatataaacaaaaacttcagctcctagaatgctgaagttcagcaaatacaaaACAAACTTCAGCCCTGAAGTTCATCACAAACATAACAAatcttcagctaaaacatgctgaagttcagcaaatatagaacaaaacttcagctaaaacatgctaaagttcagcaaatagagaagaaaactTCAgttactagaatgcttaagttcagcaattacaaacaaaaacttcagccaacacttggttcagcaatttttgctacttcaggcccgtatgcCTGAAGTTTCGCGAAAAGTGGGTATGCTTGTAAATTTTTTTGCAAAGTGGGGATAAGTTAAAATATGACCCAAAAGCGAGTATAGATACAAATGCCCCTATGAGGCGTTTATAGGTTGGGTGGGTCAGCCCGTGGGCTTAGGATCCAAGAATACGCATCAAGTATTTCGGGTCTTAAGACCTTAAGAGGCCGTTTGgttagtaaaaattgcacggtgCGTCCTATTTGGTCAccctcatttaacctatacccattttttaaaaaaattttaacttgtactcactttttaaacaatttcatctccctttctcctcctcttCAAAGTTATATCCGCCTCTTCTTTCTCAAACTTCTCCTTCTCCCTTTTCTGCAAGAAATCTGTTACGGCTATGTATAAGTTTGACTATAATTAAAACCACTAATACATCTTTGTACAAAAGTGCCAGAAATCTAGGCTTCTCGTGCTGCTTTTCTAGTGTAACTTGTTTTCTTCGTCAGTGTGAACTTTTATCTGGATGAGTAAGAATCAGGAAACTGTTGAGGATGTACCTTGTGGTAACATTGTTGCCTTGGTTGGTCTGGACCAGTTTATTAACAAAAAGCAACATTGACGAATGAAAAAGAAGTCGATGCCCATCCAATCATAGCAATAATATTGAAACCCCCAGCAGATGTTGGATACCATACGTTTTCCCATGCTAATAGTGATGTATATTTTCTTGTCCAGTCATTTCTTATCTTCCACGCACTCATGGATAACACTATTGAGTTACAGCTATGCAGTTGCAGTCATGGAACTTCAGCTCTTCGCcagttaaaaaaataaaaacttcagctctagagctgaagttccccagttaaaaaaacaaaaatttcagctctagagttgaagttcccaagttacaaacaaaaaatttcagctttagagctgaagttcgatagttaaaaaataaaaacttcagctctagagctgaagcttacaaacaaaaacttcagctctagagctgaagttcgatagttaaaaaacaaaaacttcagctctagagttgaagcctacaaacaaaaacttcagctctagagctgaagcttacaaacaaaaacttcagctctagagctgaagtttgatagttaaaaaacaaaaacttcagctctagagctgaagcttacaaacaaaaacttcgccagttataaacaaaaacttcagctctagagctgaagttcgacagttacaaaacaaaaatcggctactagaatgctgaagttttgtgcgattgcctttgctacttcagccccttatgctgaagttatgtgaaaaagcgggtacgcttgcaattttttttgcaaagcgggcataagttaaaacgtgacacaaaaagcgggtatagatacaAATGCCCCAATGGTTAGGGGGGTATCCCACTGTAAAATTTGGGATTAGATTTGTTTCATTATAGGCATTAACTAAAATCAGGGCAAAATCTATAACAAAATTATAGGATTATCTATCAATATATAGAAGGTGAGATTATAATCATGGTTATAATCTCAAGATTATAATACTGGGATAATCGTTTGAACCAAACAACTCCCAAAGGGGTCTATTAGTTACGAGGATAAGGGATAATAATTCGGAATTAAAATTTGATTTGTTTTATCTTaactaaaatttttattttcgtttAAGCAATCTCGAGATTATTTATACTACACTACAATTGTGGTATTATTGTTTTTAATTGTACTAAGCCATAAATGTTTTTAGTTGTTTATTATTAGTTCCAATTCATGCAGGTGCTGGTTAATTTTGTCGTGATAAACGTCGGCATGTGCTTTTTTGCTTCCTATTCAAACAACGTACTGAAGAAGCATATGAATGGTTAGCATGTGAATGTGTGAATCAATGGAGAACGATAAAGAAGGTTTGAATGACAAGTAACTTGCAATTAGTCAATTTCGCCTTCCTCCACAAGGTTTGAATGACAAGAAAGTAACATGCATTCAATCAATGAGGCTTTCACTTTGGGGTTGTTGATTGGTATAATGGTCAGCAAATTCAAGTAAAATTTTATTGACACTGGGTATTTATATAAAATCAATAAATACGAGACATTAAAATATGACATTCTTGAGGTTTTCTATTTGATTGTATCGAAAGACCCAATGAATTGGGATTCTTCTATTAGTCCAGGTCATTTCAGGGCAAACATATCATTTATGATGAAGAGATGATCTTCAAGAGAATGATTTGGTGTTCTTGCAAAGTGGGACTATGCAGTACCAGACACGAGATAGTTTGGGAGGCCTCCAGATCCACTCTTTTTTCTATTCAAAGATGTGCCCCCGACTCTGTATTTTCACGTTGAGAATTATTTGTAGATAAAGAGATATCAAAAGAAATTCTTACTTCCCAAACAAATCCTCCTACATCTATGTATAAGTGCTAGTTTATCAAGAATATGCAAGAAAAGCATTCCGAGTTGTTGATTAATTGCCAAAGATGGCTTAGAACCAATAATTCATTATCTAGTGGATCTTTTCGTTCTAATATTGTATTCGTAAGTTATTAATATTTCTCAAATTTGTTCCAAATTTAACGGAACGCTATTGGATCAAATGGCAAAGTTATTGTCAAGAAAAAAATGGTTTTTATGTGCCTTTTATACGATATTTATCACTTAATTGTTGTTAAGTGACATATAATTTGTGTCGACCCGGCCAGTTGTTTTGAGAGTAATAGCCTCGATTCCCTATTTACTACTTTCCCCATATCTTtttctgcttatgtgacttgccgggaggttctgtttttggtttcggagtggtttgggatacttagtccctaaaacggaAGCTTAAGTTCTAGGATTTTAACCGTAGTTGGAATTATGTGAAGACGACTCTGGAATGGAGTTTTGTCAGTTccattagcttcgttgggtgattttggacttaggagcgtgtccggattgtattttggaagtctgtagcttatttaggcttgaaatggcgaaagttaaatttttgggaagtttgatcgaaagtggactttttgatatcggggtcgaattccgGTTTCAGAAGTTttagtaggtctgtaatgttaaatatgacttgtttgcaaaatttgaggtcaatcagacatggtttgtaggtttcggcatcggctatagaagtttgaagtttcaaagttcattaagtttggattggagggtgattcgtgtttttgttgttgtttgatgtgttttgagggctcgactaagtttgtatgatattttacgACTTGTAGGTATATTTGGTTGTGGACCCGgtggcctcgggttgatttcgggtggttaactgatcattttggacttgtgaaaAATTACATATTTTCTGGTATTATCTAGTTTTGGTTTCCTTCTTTGTGTTCGCGAGGGgattcccgcgttcgcgaagaggaactGGAGGCAGGTGGAATCTTGTGCTTTGTGTTCGCGATAGAGTTCCCATGTTCGCGAAGCTCTGAGGTAGTTGGTCTACGCATTCGTAATAGaagtcccgcgttcgcgtagaggaagtggTCAACCGAGTCTCCAAGCCTTTTTGCCTACGCGTTTGCGATGTTGGTCCCGCGTCCGCGTAGGGTCAAGCTGAGTGAGCTTCGCGTTCACGACcaggtcatcgcgttcgcgatgagtattTTTAGGCTGAAgtgagtttgtgcttcgcgaacgtgaggttcttccgcgttcgtgaagaagggaTGCCTGGACAGTATTAaacatttcaaaatcgagggtttagccatttttatcaaaacttgagttagaaagctcggatttggacgaaattttgagggatttttagagacatcgattgggtaatgattcttcacTTGTTTTTGGTTATATCCCGCTTATCTATCATTAATTCCATCCTTTAATTTCAGATTTGGgttgaaaatttttgaaaaaagggagaagttcttcaactaagtttttgagttttgattgggattttaATATcaaatttggataattttggtacgagtgaactcgtgagtgaatgagtgttcatattttgtgacttttactcgATTCCGGGCCCGGTCGACTTTTTGAGGTGATTTAATAATTTCTTGCTTAAGTCTTggtttcattaattagattagtttcatataatatatttatggtatttaattgcttttggctagatttgggccattcggagtaGGAAAATCATGGAAAAGGCATCGTTaccgattgattgagcttggttcaaggtaagtggcttgcctaaccctGTGTGGAGGAtattcccttaggatttggtattgttgtgttatgtgagcgtcgtgtacgcgaggtgacaaaTGCGTACACGAGCTAATTATTGTCAAATCCGAGTTTTACTGAGTAGCAACCTATTTTcatcttaattgagttatacCGGCATGTGTAGTTATCTTGTTTAGTCTAATATCACATGTCTACGTGTTTTACCTACTTATTTGAACTCTGTCCAGCATGTCTAGTTGATttcgtgtctttccttgatttgtacCAGTCTTAACTGTAGAATTATTGATGTTAATTGTTGTATTTTGCGATTTGAGTTGTGTGTTCACTGTTGGGACTGCGAGGCGGTACCtcgagagatccccctgcaccTTTACTTTTGATACTACGAGGCGGTACCACAGGAGAtctccctgcatatttacttttgagactacgaggcggtacctcgggagatgtCCTTGCATCTTTACTTTTGGGACTGCGAAACGGTATCTCAAGAGATCTCCTACTATTTTATCCCtgtgtgttgtactgttattttGCTGTGTTTTCCTCTTTGTTAAATTCCAGTCTCTTATTATATTGCTATATTCTtctgctttatttattatatactagtgggccctgacctgacctcgtcactactcgaccgaggttaggcttggcacttactgggtaccgttgtagtgtattcatgctactcttctgtacATGTTTTGTGTGCGGATCCAGGTACTTCTTATCAGCCACTTCATCAGTGAACGGTGACagtttggagacttcaaggtatatctgtcgcatCCGCAAATCTCGGAATCCCCCtctatccccccccccccatgtCATTTACCTATCGTACTTCTTTATCATAGATTCTGGTGTATAAAGATACTAGTTTCCTTCTATAGCTTGTGACTTGTGATgttccggattttgggaataCTGTGTATTACTAGAGAGTTGGTTATTGTACATGCCGAGGGGCATTGTTATCAGTTATGTTATTATCTGTTGCAGTTAGTTGTTAagtttttatttctatttttgatATTTCCGTAAttgtttaggcttacctagtcgtagagactaggtgccgtcaccaGATCTTACGAAGGaagttttggatcgtgacataattttactttaatttttaacTATTAtcataaaattaatttattttatgtaAATATCGAATGCGGATAAACATTTAACGCAAATTAATTAATGTGCTATCTTTCAAAGTCAAGTGGCAACTGGCTTTAATCTTTCTGTGAAAGTGTACATCAAGTAGAAAATTGGCAACCCATTTTCTTATTACTATTGTTTGCTAACGTGGAAGTGGCTTCCCTTCTTGTTTCTTAATTACAATTAATGCCTCTCATGCTCCTTATCATATTTGCAAGAAACAACTACCAAATGCCAAGTCCAACTATGAGTATTAGGTCTCACTCTTTTCGCCATTTAATTAAGGGAGACTGAACAACATAACAAGAATCCAGACTTACCAATAaggattatggtggaatgataaGTATTCTTTTATCCTTAATTATAGATTTCAGTTTGAATCCTAAATATAAAATTATCTTTGTTAGATAGCATTTTACCCTCCAATGTGAGACTTCCAGATGCGAATCTGAATTTAGTCGAGCTCTAATGCAGGTACCGAACACCGGAGGAGAAACAAAAAAGAATCGAGACTTAAGCTTTGAAATAATGAATATGATCTATGTATAAATGGTCAAAGGATTTTAAAGTAGTTATAGAGTTCTTGTTATTTTAATTGATGCTTGCCTTAGTTAATATTTATGTAAACTTTATCTATCTTAGGAGGTTGAAAAATGTTTGACTTCCTTGCACTTTTATTCTACATAATATTGAAAACTTTGAACATTTTCAAATTAATTTAACTATTCAAACTTTTAACTTTCTGATGCAATAGATTTTCATGAAATTAACTTTATTATTTTTGCTTAAATATCTTCTTATTACTacttgtattggtcaaaatctgactgtCACGATCGAACTGATCAACGTC from Nicotiana sylvestris chromosome 12, ASM39365v2, whole genome shotgun sequence encodes the following:
- the LOC104212617 gene encoding large ribosomal subunit protein eL24-like; translation: MVLKTELCRFSGGKIYPGRGIRFIRSDSQVFLFLNSKCKRYFHNRLKPSKLTWTAMYRKQHKKDIAQEAVKKRRRATKKPYSRSIVGATLEVIQKKRTERPEVRDAAREAALREIKERIKKTKDEKKAKKAEVQAKSQKAGGKGNMPKGAGGKGPKLGGGGGKR